The following coding sequences are from one Oncorhynchus clarkii lewisi isolate Uvic-CL-2024 chromosome 20, UVic_Ocla_1.0, whole genome shotgun sequence window:
- the LOC139377013 gene encoding myosin-7-like produces the protein MGDMVMEEFGAAAPFLRKPDKERMECQTRPFDIKRECYVPDPEVEYVKGTITTRDGDKITVNTEFGKTVVVKEIDCHPQNPPKFDKIEDMAMFTFLHEPAVLFNLKERYAAWMIYTYSGLFCVTVNPYKWLPVYDQSVVNAYRGKKRTEAPPHVFSVSDNAYQYMLSDRENQSVLITGESGAGKTVNTKRVIQYFASIAAVAGKKSAAEEKKGTLEDQIIQANPALEAFGNAKTIRNDNSSRFGKFIRIHFGVTGKLSSADIETYLLEKSRVTFQLKAERDYHIFYQILSQKKPELLEMLLITSNPYDYAFISQGEIKVTSIDDSDELMATDDAFNVLGFSQEEINGIYKLTGAIMHYGNMKFKNKQREEQAESDGTEDVDKVAYLMCLNSADLVKGLCHPRVKVGNEWVTKGQSVDQVYYSIGALSKKIYENMFLWMVIRINLTLDTKNARQHYIGVLDIAGFEIFDFNTFEQLCINFTNEKLQQFFNHHMFVLEQEEYKKEGIVWEFIDFGMDLAACIDLIERPMGIMSILEEECMFPKASDSTFKAKLYDTHLGKNACFQKPKIVKGRPEAHFSLVHYAGTVDYNIGNWLVKNKDPLNETVVGLFQKSSLKFLSNLFASYAGAEGGEDKAAGGKKKKGSSFQTVSALHRENLGKLMTNLRSTHPHFVRCLIPNETKTPGAMENPLVMHQLRCNGVLEGIRICRKGFPNRILYADFKQRYRILNPNAIPEGQFIDNVKAAEKLLGSLDIDHTQYRLGHTKVFFKAGLLGTLEEMRDDRLALIITGMQARSRGLLARIEFQKIVDRRDALLVIQWNIRAFMGVKNWPWMKMFFKIKPLLVSAETEKEMANMKEEFLKLKELFAKTDARRKELEEKMVSLLQEKNDLQMAVLSSEDTLGDAEERCEGLIKNKIQLEAKAKELTERLEDEEEMNSELTAKKRKLEDECSELKKDIDDLELTLAKVEKEKHATENKVKNLTEEMAALDEIIAKLTKEKKALQEAHQQTLDDLQSEEDKVNTLTKAKAKLEQQVDDLEGSLEQEKKVRMDLERAKRKLEGDLKLTQESLMDLENDKQQMEERMKKKDFEMSQLSSKIEDEQAMSAQLQKKLKELQARIEELEEELEAERAARAKVEKQRADLARELEEISERLEEAGGATASQIEMNKKREAEFQKVRRDLEEATLQHEATAATLRKKNADSVADLGEQIDNLQRVKQKLEKEKSELRLELDDVVSNMEQIVKTKTNLEKMCRTLEDQMSEYRTKAEEGQRSINDFTMQKAKLQTENGELARQLEEKDSLVSQLTRGKQSNVQQIEDLKRQLEEEVKAKNALAHAVQSARHDSDLLREQYEEEQEAKAELQRGMSKANAEVAQWRTKYETDAIQKTEELEEAKKKLAQRLQDAEEAVEAVNAKCSSLEKTKHRLQNEIEDLMVDVERSNAAAAALDKKQRNFDKVLAEWKQKFEESQTELESSQKEARSLSTELFKLKNSYEESLDHLETMKRENKNLQEEISDLTEQLGEGGKSIHELEKVRKQLEQEKAEIQTALEEAEGSLEHEEGKILRAQLEYNQVKADIERKLVEKDEEMEMNKRNQQRVVDTLQSSLESETRSRNEALRLKKKMEGDLNEMEIQLSQANRQAGEAQKQLKGLHAHLKDSQLQLDDALRGGDDLKENIAIVERRNNLMQAELDELRAMVEQTERGRKLAEQELLDVSERVQLLHSQNTSLLSQKKKLEGDTSQLSAEVEEAVQECRNAEEKAKKAITDAAMMAEELKKEQDTSSHLERMKKNMEQTIKDLQHRLDEAEQIAMKGGKKQIQKLEARVRELETEVESEQRRSGDSVKGVRKYERRIKELTYQTEEDRKNLSRLQDLVDKLQLKVKSFKRTAEEAEEQANSNLGKFRKIQHELDEAEERADIAESQVNKMRAKSRDVGSKKGKDEE, from the exons ATGGGGGACATGGTTATGGAGGAGTTCGGGGCAGCAGCTCCCTTTCTGCGTAAACCAGACAAGGAGCGTATGGAATGCCAGACTAGACCCTTTGACATAAAGAGGGAGTGCTATGTGCCTGACCCTGAGGTTGAGTACGTCAAGGGCACAATCACCACCAGAGATGGGGACAAAATCACAGTTAACACGGAGTTCGGGAAG ACTGTTGTCGTGAAGGAGATTGACTGCCACCCCCAGAACCCGCCAAAGTTTGATAAAATTGAGGACATGGCGATGTTCACCTTCTTGCACGAGCCCGCTGTGCTGTTTAACCTCAAAGAGCGTTACGCAGCCTGGATGATCTAC ACCTACTCAGGGCTGTTCTGTGTCACTGTCAACCCCTACAAGTGGCTGCCGGTGTACGATCAGTCTGTTGTCAATGCTTACAGAGGCAAGAAGAGGACTGAAGCTCCTCCTCATGTATTCTCCGTCTCTGACAACGCCTACCAGTACATGCTATCAG ACAGGGAAAACCAGTCTGTCCTCATCAC TGGAGAATCCGGTGCTGGAAAGACTGTGAACACCAAGAGAGTCATCCAGTACTTCGCCAGCATTGCTGCTGTTGCTGGGAAGAAAAGTGCAGCTGAAGAAAAAAAG GGGACCCTGGAGGATCAAATCATTCAGGCCAATCCTGCACTGGAGGCGTTTGGTAATGCCAAGACCATCAGGAATGACAACTCCTCCCGATTC GGTAAATTCATCCGaattcattttggagtcactggGAAACTCTCCTCTGCTGACATTGAGACTT ATCTTCTGGAGAAGTCACGTGTCACTTTCCAGCTCAAGGCTGAGAGAGACTACCACATCTTCTACCAGATTCTGTCCCAAAAGAAACCAGAACTGCTAG AGATGCTCCTCATCACCAGCAATCCCTATGACTACGCCTTCATCTCCCAAGGAGAGATTAAAGTAACTTCCATTGATGATTCTGATGAGCTAATGGCTACGGAT GATGCCTTTAATGTGCTGGGCTTCTCTCAAGAAGAGATTAATGGCATTTACAAGCTGACTGGGGCCATAATGCACTACGGCAACATGAAGTTTAAGAACAAGCAGAGGGAGGAGCAAGCAGAATCTGATGGCACTGAGG ATGTTGACAAAGTCGCATATCTGATGTGCCTGAACTCTGCGGACCTAGTCAAGGGGCTGTGTCACCCAAGGGTCAAAGTAGGAAATGAATGGGTCACCAAAGGTCAGAGTGTCGACCAG GTGTACTACTCTATTGGTGCACTGTCAAAGAAAATTTACGAGAACATGTTCCTCTGGATGGTGATAAGAATCAACCTTACTCTGGACACCAAGAACGCTCGGCAGCATTACATTGGTGTGCTGGACATTGCAGGCTTTGAGATCTTTGAT TTCAACACCTTTGAGCAGCTGTGCATCAACTTCACTAATGAGAAGCTGCAGCAGTTCTTCAACCACCACATGTTCGTGCTGGAGCAGGAAGAGTATAAGAAAGAGGGCATCGTCTGGGAGTTCATTGACTTCGGCATGGACTTGGCTGCCTGCATTGACCTCATTGAAAGG CCCATGGGTATCATGTCCATCCTTGAAGAGGAGTGCATGTTCCCCAAGGCCAGTGATTCTACATTCAAGGCTAAGCTGTATGACACACATCTGGGCAAAAATGCATGTTTCCAAAAGCCCAAGATTGTTAAGGGAAGACCGGAAGCCCATTTCTCCCTGGTTCACTATGCTGGCACTGTTGACTACAACATCGGTAACTGGCTGGTGAAGAACAAGGACCCGCTGAATGAGACTGTGGTCGGACTGTTCCAGAAGTCAAGTCTTAAGTTCTTGTCCAATCTCTTTGCAAGCTATGCTGGTGCAGAAGGAG GTGAAGACAAAGCGGCTGGGGGAAAGAAGAAGAAAGGCTCTTCCTTCCAGACGGTGTCTGCTCTGCACAGG GAGAACTTGGGTAAACTCATGACCAACCTGAGGTCTACTCACCCTCACTTTGTGCGTTGCCTCATCCCCAACGAGACCAAGACTCCTGGGGCCATGGAGAATCCTCTGGTCATGCACCAGCTACGTTGTAACGGTGTGCTGGAAGGCATCAGGATCTGCAGAAAGGGCTTCCCCAACAGGATCCTGTACGCTGACTTCAAACAAAG ATACCGCATCCTCAATCCAAATGCTATCCCTGAGGGTCAGTTCATTGACAACGTGAAGGCGGCGGAAAAACTGCTGGGCTCTCTGGACATTGACCACACCCAGTACAGATTAGGACACACTAAG GTGTTCTTCAAGGCTGGTCTCCTGGGTACCCTTGAGGAGATGAGAGATGACCGTCTCGCTCTCATCATCACCGGCATGCAGGCCCGATCACGTGGTCTACTTGCCAGAATTGAGTTCCAGAAAATTGTTGACCGCAG GGACGCCTTGCTTGTGATCCAATGGAACATTCGTGCCTTCATGGGCGTCAAGAATTGGCCCTGGATGAAGATGTTCTTTAAGATCAAACCTCTGCTGGTTTCAGCAGAGACTGAGAAAGAGATGGCCAACATGAAGGAAGAATTCCTGAAGCTCAAAGAGCTTTTTGCTAAAACGGACGCCCGTAGAAAGGAGCTGGAAGAGAAGATGGTCTCCCTTCTCCAAGAGAAGAATGACCTGCAAATGGCAGTCCTGTCT TCAGAAGACACTCTAGGTGACGCTGAAGAGAGATGTGAGGGGCTGATCAAGAATAAGATCCAGCTCGAGGCCAAAGCCAAAGAGCTGACCGAGAGgctggaggatgaggaagagatgaATTCAGAGCTGACTGCTAAGAAGAGGAAGCTGGAGGATGAGTGCTCAGAACTCAAGAAAGACATTGATGATCTGGAGCTCACTCTGGCTAAAGTGGAGAAGGAGAAGCACGCCACAGAGAACAAG GTTAAAAACCTGACTGAGGAGATGGCAGCTCTGGACGAAATCATTGCCAAGCTGACCAAGGAGAAGAAGGCTCTGCAGGAGGCTCATCAGCAAACGTTGGATGACCTGCAGAGTGAGGAGGACAAAGTCAACACGCTGACCAAGGCCAAAGCCAAGCTGGAACAGCAAGTTGATGAC CTTGAAGGCTCTCTGGAGCAAGAGAAGAAGGTGAGGATGGACCTTGAGAGAGCCAAGAGAAAGCTGGAGGGAGATTTGAAGTTGACCCAGGAGAGCCTAATGGACCTGGAGAACGACAAGCagcagatggaggagaggatgaagaa GAAGGACTTTGAGATGAGCCAACTCAGCAGCAAGATTGAGGATGAGCAGGCAATGAGTGCTCAGCTTCAGAAGAAACTGAAGGAGTTACAG GCCCGCATTGAGGAGCTGGAGGAAGAGCTGGAGGCTGAGAGAGCTGCCCGTGCCAAGGTGGAGAAACAGAGGGCAGACTTGGCCAGAGAGCTGGAAGAGATCAGCGAGAGGCTGGAGGAGGCTGGAGGAGCCACTGCTTCCCAGATTGAGATGAACAAGAAGAGGGAGGCTGAGTTCCAGAAGGTGCGTAGAGACCTTGAAGAGGCTACCCTGCAGCACGAGGCTACAGCTGCCACTCTGAGGAAGAAAAATGCTGACAGTGTAGCTGACCTGGGAGAACAGATTGACAACCTTCAGAGAGTGAAGCAGaagctggagaaggagaagagtgaGCTCAGGCTGGAGCTGGATGACGTGGTCTCCAACATGGAGCAGATTGTCAAGACTAAG ACAAACTTGGAGAAAATGTGCCGCACTCTGGAGGACCAGATGAGTGAATACAGGACGAAAGCTGAAGAAGGACAGCGATCCATCAATGATTTCACCATGCAGAAAGCAAAGCTTCAAACTGAGAACG GTGAACTTGCCAGACAACTGGAGGAGAAGGACTCTCTGGTCTCCCAACTGACCAGGGGTAAGCAGTCCAACGTTCAGCAGATTGAAGACCTCAAGAGACAACTGGAGGAGGAAGTCAAG GCAAAGAACGCACTCGCCCATGCAGTGCAGTCTGCTCGCCATGACTCAGACCTGCTGAGGGAGCAGtatgaggaggagcaggaggccaAGGCTGAGCTGCAGCGTGGCATGTCCAAGGCCAACGCTGAGGTGGCTCAGTGGAGAACCAAGTATGAAACTGATGCCATCCAGAAGACCGAGGAGCTTGAAGAGGCAAA GAAGAAGCTGGCTCAGCGTCTGCAGGATGCAGAGGAAGCTGTGGAAGCTGTTAACGCTAAATGCTCCTCCTTGGAGAAGACTAAACACAGACTCCAGAATGAGATTGAAGATCTCATGGTGGATGTGGAGAGATCCAATGCGGCTGCTGCCGCTCTGGACAAAAAGCAGAGGAACTTCGACAAG GtcctggctgaatggaagcagaaGTTTGAGGAGTCTCAGACTGAGCTGGAGAGCTCCCAGAAAGAGGCCAGATCTCTCAGCACTGAGCTCTTTAAACTCAAGAACTCTTATGAGGAGTCTCTGGATCATCTGGAGACcatgaagagagagaacaagaacctACAAG AGGAAATTTCTGATCTGACTGAGCAACTTGGTGAGGGAGGAAAAAGCATCCATGAGCTGGAGAAGGTCCGTAAACAGCTGGAGCAGGAGAAGGCTGAGATACAGACTGCACTAGAGGAAGCTGAG GGCTCCCTCGAGCATGAGGAGGGCAAGATCCTGAGAGCACAGCTGGAGTACAACCAGGTCAAAGCTGACATTGAGCGCAAACTAGTGGAGAAGGATGAGGAGATGGAGATGAATAAGAGGAACCAGCAGAGAGTGGTAGATACCCTGCAGAGCTCCCTGGAGTCAGAGACTCGCAGCAGGAATGAAGCTCTCAGGctgaagaagaagatggagggagatctCAATGAGATGGAGATCCAGCTCAGCCAGGCTAACAGGCAGGCAGGAGAGGCCCAGAAGCAACTTAAGGGTCTTCATGCCCACCTGAAG GATTCTCAACTGCAGCTGGATGATGCTCTACGTGGTGGTGATGACCTGAAGGAGAACATTGCCATTGTGGAGAGACGTAATAACCTGATGCAGGCTGAACTGGATGAGCTGAGAGCCATGGTGGAGCAGACTGAGAGAGGCCGCAAACTGGCCGAGCAGGAACTGCTGGATGTTAGTGAGAGAGTTCAGCTACTGCACTCTCAG AACACCAGCCTGCTGAGCCAGAAGAAGAAGCTAGAGGGCGACACATCCCAGCTTTCGGCTGAAGTGGAAGAGGCTGTGCAGGAGTGCAGAAACGCTGAGGAGAAGGCCAAGAAGGCCATTACTGATGCTGCCATGATGGCAGAGGAGCTGAAGAAGGAGCAGGACACCAGTTCTCACCTGGAGCGCATGAAGAAGAACATGGAGCAGACCATCAAGGACCTGCAGCACCGCCTGGATGAAGCTGAACAAATCGCCATGAAGGGAGGCAAGAAGCAGATCCAGAAGCTGGAGGCCAGA gtgagagagctagagactGAAGTGGAAAGTGAACAAAGGAGGAGTGGCGATTCTGTGAAAGGAGTCCGTAAATATGAGAGACGCATCAAGGAACTCACCTACCAG ACTGAGGAAGACCGTAAAAATTTGAGCCGTCTGCAGGACCTGGTGGACAAACTGCAGCTGAAGGTCAAATCCTTCAAGAGAACAGCAGAGGAGGCT GAGGAACAAGCCAATTCCAATTTGGGCAAATTCCGCAAGATTCAGCATGAACTGGATGAGGCAGAGGAGAGGGCTGATATTGCTGAGTCTCAGGTCAATAAGATGAGAGCCAAGAGTCGGGATGTCGGCTCCAAG AAAGGAAAGGATGAGGAGTGA